The following coding sequences are from one Macaca nemestrina isolate mMacNem1 chromosome 1, mMacNem.hap1, whole genome shotgun sequence window:
- the LOC105479271 gene encoding AMP deaminase 2 isoform X2 — MNPGTITTATFHWALTSCQALCKGTLRLIFTVTPLSECQGRGPWSDLAGVWGPTTLPSLRTRAFCCADPRGQPPLGTRTPWLQELFTRSLAESELRSAPYEFPEESPIEQLEERRQRLERQISQDVKLEPDILLRAKQDFLKTDSDSDLQLYKEQGEGQGDRSLRERDVLEREFQRVTISGEEKCGVPFTDLLDAAKSVVRALFIREKYMALSLQSFCPTTRRYLQQLAEKPLETRTYEQGPDTPVSADAPVHPPALEQHPYEHCEPSTMPGDLGLGLRMVRGVVHVYTRREPDEHCSEVELPYPDLQEFVADVNVLMALIINGPIKSFCYRRLQYLSSKFQMHVLLNEMKELAAQKKVPHRDFYNIRKVDTHIHASSCMNQKHLLRFIKRAMKRHLEEIVHVEQGREQTLREVFESMNLTAYDLSVDTLDVHADRNTFHRFDKFNAKYNPIGESVLREIFIKTDNRVSGKYFAHIIKEVMSDLEESKYQNAELRLSIYGRSRDEWDKLARWAVMHRVHSPNVRWLVQVPRLFDVYRTKGQLANFQEMLENIFLPLFEATVHPASHPELHLFLEHVDGFDSVDDESKPENHVFNLESPLPEAWVEEDNPPYAYYLYYTFANMAMLNHLRRQRGFHTFVLRPHCGEAGPIHHLVSAFMLAENISHGLLLRKAPVLQYLYYLAQIGIAMSPLSNNSLFLSYHRNPLPEYLSRGLMVSLSTDDPLQFHFTKEPLMEEYSIATQVWKLSSCDMCELARNSVLMSGFSHKVKSHWLGPNYTKEGPEGNDIRRTNVPDIRVGYRYETLCQELALITQAVQSEMLETIPEEAGITMSPGPQ; from the exons GAGCTGTTCACCCGCTCGCTGGCCGAGAGTGAGCTCCGTAGTGCCCCGTATGAGTTCCCCGAGGAGAGCCCCATTGAACAGCTGGAGGAGCGGCGGCAGCGGCTGGAGCGGCAGATCAGCCAGGATGTCAA GCTGGAGCCGGACATCCTGCTTCGGGCCAAGCAAGATTTCCTGAAGACAGACAGTGACTCGGACCTACA GCTCTACAAGGAACAGGGTGAGGGGCAGGGTGACCGGAGCCTGCGGGAGCGTGATGTGCTGGAACGGGAGTTTCAGCGGGTCACCATCTCCGGGGAGGAGAAGTGTGGG GTGCCATTCACAGACCTGCTGGATGCAGCCAAGAGTGTGGTGCGGGCACTCTTCATCCGGGAGAAGtacatggccctgtccctgcagAGCTTCTGCCCCACCACCCGCCGCTACCTGCAGCAGCTGGCTGAAAAGCCTCTGGAGACCCGGACCTATGAGCAGGGCCCCGACACCCCTGTGTCTGCTG ATGCCCCGGTGCACCCCCCTGCACTGGAGCAGCACCCGTACGAGCACTGTGAGCCAAGCACCATGCCTGGGGACCTGGGCTTGGGTCTGCGCATGGTGCGGGGTGTGGTGCACGTCTACACCCGAAGGGAACCTGACGAGCA TTGCTCAGAGGTGGAGCTGCCATATCCTGACCTGCAGGAATTTGTGGCTGACGTCAATGTGCTGATGGCCCTGATTATCAATGGCCCCAT AAAGTCATTCTGCTACCGCCGGCTGCAGTACCTGAGCTCCAAGTTCCAGATGCACGTGCTACTCAATGAGATGAAGGAACTGGCCGCTCAGAAGAAAGTGCCACACCGAGATTTCTACAACATCCGCAAG GTGGACACCCACATCCATGCCTCGTCCTGCATGAACCAGAAGCATCTGCTGCGCTTCATCAAGCGGGCGATGAAACGGCACCTGGAGGAGATCGTGCATGTGGAGCAGGGCCGTGAACAGACGCTGCGGGAGGTCTTTGAGAGCATGAATCTCACAGCCTACGACCTGAGTGTGGACACGCTGGATGTGCATGCG GACAGGAACACTTTCCATCGCTTTGACAAGTTTAATGCCAAATACAACCCTATTGGGGAGTCCGTCCTCCGAGAGATCTTCATCAAGACGGACAACAGGGTATCTGGGAAGTACTTTGCTCACATCATTAAG GAGGTGATGTCAGACCTGGAGGAGAGCAAATACCAGAATGCAGAGCTGCGGCTCTCCATTTACGGGCGCTCGAGGGATGAGTGGGACAAGCTGGCGCGCTGGGCCGTCATGCACCGTGTGCACTCCCCCAACGTGCGCTGGCTGGTGCAGGTGCCCCGCCTCTT TGATGTGTACCGTACCAAGGGCCAGCTGGCCAACTTCCAGGAGATGCTGGAGAACATCTTCCTGCCACTGTTCGAGGCCACTGTGCACCCTGCCAGCCACCCGGAGCTGCATCTGTTCTTGGAGCAT GTGGATGGTTTTGACAGTGTGGATGACGAGTCCAAGCCTGAGAACCATGTCTTCAACCTGGAGAGCCCCCTGCCTGAGGCGTGGGTGGAGGAGGACAACCCACCCTATGCCTACTACCTGTACTACACCTTTGCCAACATGGCCATGTTGAACCACCTGCGCAG GCAGAGGGGCTTCCACACGTTTGTGCTGAGGCCACACTGTGGGGAGGCTGGACCCATCCACCACCTGGTGTCAGCCTTCATGCTGGCTGAGAACATTTCCCATGGGCTGCTTCTGCGCAAG GCCCCCGTCCTGCAGTACCTGTACTACCTGGCCCAGATTGGCATCGCCATGTCCCCGCTCAGCAACAACAGCCTCTTCCTCAGCTACCACCGGAATCCGCTACCGGAGTACCTGTCCCGCGGCCTCATGGTCTCCCTGTCCACTGATGATCCCCTGCAGTTCCACTTCACCAAG GAGCCGCTGATGGAGGAATACAGCATCGCCACCCAGGTGTGGAAGCTCAGCTCCTGCGATATGTGTGAGCTGGCCCGCAACAGCGTGCTCATGAGTGGCTTCTCGCACAAG GTAAAGAGCCACTGGCTGGGACCCAACTATACCAAGGAAGGCCCTGAAGGGAATGACATCCGCCGGACCAACGTGCCAGACATCCGCGTGGGCTACCGCTACGAGACCCTGTGCCAGGAGCTGGCGCTCATCACGCAGGCAGTCCAGAGTGAGATGCTGGAGACCATTCCGGAGGAGGCGGGTATCACCATGAGCCCAGGGCCTCAGTGA
- the LOC105479271 gene encoding AMP deaminase 2 isoform X1 codes for MRNRGRGLFRLRSRCFLHQSLPLGAGRRKGLDVAEPGPSRCRSDSPAVAAVVPAMASYPSGSGKPKAKYPFKKRASLQASTAAPEARGGLGAPPLQSARSLPGPAPCLKHFPLDLRTSMDGKCKEIAEELFTRSLAESELRSAPYEFPEESPIEQLEERRQRLERQISQDVKLEPDILLRAKQDFLKTDSDSDLQLYKEQGEGQGDRSLRERDVLEREFQRVTISGEEKCGVPFTDLLDAAKSVVRALFIREKYMALSLQSFCPTTRRYLQQLAEKPLETRTYEQGPDTPVSADAPVHPPALEQHPYEHCEPSTMPGDLGLGLRMVRGVVHVYTRREPDEHCSEVELPYPDLQEFVADVNVLMALIINGPIKSFCYRRLQYLSSKFQMHVLLNEMKELAAQKKVPHRDFYNIRKVDTHIHASSCMNQKHLLRFIKRAMKRHLEEIVHVEQGREQTLREVFESMNLTAYDLSVDTLDVHADRNTFHRFDKFNAKYNPIGESVLREIFIKTDNRVSGKYFAHIIKEVMSDLEESKYQNAELRLSIYGRSRDEWDKLARWAVMHRVHSPNVRWLVQVPRLFDVYRTKGQLANFQEMLENIFLPLFEATVHPASHPELHLFLEHVDGFDSVDDESKPENHVFNLESPLPEAWVEEDNPPYAYYLYYTFANMAMLNHLRRQRGFHTFVLRPHCGEAGPIHHLVSAFMLAENISHGLLLRKAPVLQYLYYLAQIGIAMSPLSNNSLFLSYHRNPLPEYLSRGLMVSLSTDDPLQFHFTKEPLMEEYSIATQVWKLSSCDMCELARNSVLMSGFSHKVKSHWLGPNYTKEGPEGNDIRRTNVPDIRVGYRYETLCQELALITQAVQSEMLETIPEEAGITMSPGPQ; via the exons AGGCTCGGGGTGGTCTGGGGGCCCCTCCGCTGCAGTCTGCCCGATCCCTGCCGGGCCCCGCCCCCTGCCTCAAGCACTTCCCGCTCGACCTGCGCACGTCTATGGATGGCAAATGCAAGGAGATCGCCGAG GAGCTGTTCACCCGCTCGCTGGCCGAGAGTGAGCTCCGTAGTGCCCCGTATGAGTTCCCCGAGGAGAGCCCCATTGAACAGCTGGAGGAGCGGCGGCAGCGGCTGGAGCGGCAGATCAGCCAGGATGTCAA GCTGGAGCCGGACATCCTGCTTCGGGCCAAGCAAGATTTCCTGAAGACAGACAGTGACTCGGACCTACA GCTCTACAAGGAACAGGGTGAGGGGCAGGGTGACCGGAGCCTGCGGGAGCGTGATGTGCTGGAACGGGAGTTTCAGCGGGTCACCATCTCCGGGGAGGAGAAGTGTGGG GTGCCATTCACAGACCTGCTGGATGCAGCCAAGAGTGTGGTGCGGGCACTCTTCATCCGGGAGAAGtacatggccctgtccctgcagAGCTTCTGCCCCACCACCCGCCGCTACCTGCAGCAGCTGGCTGAAAAGCCTCTGGAGACCCGGACCTATGAGCAGGGCCCCGACACCCCTGTGTCTGCTG ATGCCCCGGTGCACCCCCCTGCACTGGAGCAGCACCCGTACGAGCACTGTGAGCCAAGCACCATGCCTGGGGACCTGGGCTTGGGTCTGCGCATGGTGCGGGGTGTGGTGCACGTCTACACCCGAAGGGAACCTGACGAGCA TTGCTCAGAGGTGGAGCTGCCATATCCTGACCTGCAGGAATTTGTGGCTGACGTCAATGTGCTGATGGCCCTGATTATCAATGGCCCCAT AAAGTCATTCTGCTACCGCCGGCTGCAGTACCTGAGCTCCAAGTTCCAGATGCACGTGCTACTCAATGAGATGAAGGAACTGGCCGCTCAGAAGAAAGTGCCACACCGAGATTTCTACAACATCCGCAAG GTGGACACCCACATCCATGCCTCGTCCTGCATGAACCAGAAGCATCTGCTGCGCTTCATCAAGCGGGCGATGAAACGGCACCTGGAGGAGATCGTGCATGTGGAGCAGGGCCGTGAACAGACGCTGCGGGAGGTCTTTGAGAGCATGAATCTCACAGCCTACGACCTGAGTGTGGACACGCTGGATGTGCATGCG GACAGGAACACTTTCCATCGCTTTGACAAGTTTAATGCCAAATACAACCCTATTGGGGAGTCCGTCCTCCGAGAGATCTTCATCAAGACGGACAACAGGGTATCTGGGAAGTACTTTGCTCACATCATTAAG GAGGTGATGTCAGACCTGGAGGAGAGCAAATACCAGAATGCAGAGCTGCGGCTCTCCATTTACGGGCGCTCGAGGGATGAGTGGGACAAGCTGGCGCGCTGGGCCGTCATGCACCGTGTGCACTCCCCCAACGTGCGCTGGCTGGTGCAGGTGCCCCGCCTCTT TGATGTGTACCGTACCAAGGGCCAGCTGGCCAACTTCCAGGAGATGCTGGAGAACATCTTCCTGCCACTGTTCGAGGCCACTGTGCACCCTGCCAGCCACCCGGAGCTGCATCTGTTCTTGGAGCAT GTGGATGGTTTTGACAGTGTGGATGACGAGTCCAAGCCTGAGAACCATGTCTTCAACCTGGAGAGCCCCCTGCCTGAGGCGTGGGTGGAGGAGGACAACCCACCCTATGCCTACTACCTGTACTACACCTTTGCCAACATGGCCATGTTGAACCACCTGCGCAG GCAGAGGGGCTTCCACACGTTTGTGCTGAGGCCACACTGTGGGGAGGCTGGACCCATCCACCACCTGGTGTCAGCCTTCATGCTGGCTGAGAACATTTCCCATGGGCTGCTTCTGCGCAAG GCCCCCGTCCTGCAGTACCTGTACTACCTGGCCCAGATTGGCATCGCCATGTCCCCGCTCAGCAACAACAGCCTCTTCCTCAGCTACCACCGGAATCCGCTACCGGAGTACCTGTCCCGCGGCCTCATGGTCTCCCTGTCCACTGATGATCCCCTGCAGTTCCACTTCACCAAG GAGCCGCTGATGGAGGAATACAGCATCGCCACCCAGGTGTGGAAGCTCAGCTCCTGCGATATGTGTGAGCTGGCCCGCAACAGCGTGCTCATGAGTGGCTTCTCGCACAAG GTAAAGAGCCACTGGCTGGGACCCAACTATACCAAGGAAGGCCCTGAAGGGAATGACATCCGCCGGACCAACGTGCCAGACATCCGCGTGGGCTACCGCTACGAGACCCTGTGCCAGGAGCTGGCGCTCATCACGCAGGCAGTCCAGAGTGAGATGCTGGAGACCATTCCGGAGGAGGCGGGTATCACCATGAGCCCAGGGCCTCAGTGA
- the LOC105479271 gene encoding AMP deaminase 2 isoform X3 has product MWQSQAPAGAAQTPPLSPPWSQPWHPIHLALASPRPNIPLRSGPACRPPLQLQELFTRSLAESELRSAPYEFPEESPIEQLEERRQRLERQISQDVKLEPDILLRAKQDFLKTDSDSDLQLYKEQGEGQGDRSLRERDVLEREFQRVTISGEEKCGVPFTDLLDAAKSVVRALFIREKYMALSLQSFCPTTRRYLQQLAEKPLETRTYEQGPDTPVSADAPVHPPALEQHPYEHCEPSTMPGDLGLGLRMVRGVVHVYTRREPDEHCSEVELPYPDLQEFVADVNVLMALIINGPIKSFCYRRLQYLSSKFQMHVLLNEMKELAAQKKVPHRDFYNIRKVDTHIHASSCMNQKHLLRFIKRAMKRHLEEIVHVEQGREQTLREVFESMNLTAYDLSVDTLDVHADRNTFHRFDKFNAKYNPIGESVLREIFIKTDNRVSGKYFAHIIKEVMSDLEESKYQNAELRLSIYGRSRDEWDKLARWAVMHRVHSPNVRWLVQVPRLFDVYRTKGQLANFQEMLENIFLPLFEATVHPASHPELHLFLEHVDGFDSVDDESKPENHVFNLESPLPEAWVEEDNPPYAYYLYYTFANMAMLNHLRRQRGFHTFVLRPHCGEAGPIHHLVSAFMLAENISHGLLLRKAPVLQYLYYLAQIGIAMSPLSNNSLFLSYHRNPLPEYLSRGLMVSLSTDDPLQFHFTKEPLMEEYSIATQVWKLSSCDMCELARNSVLMSGFSHKVKSHWLGPNYTKEGPEGNDIRRTNVPDIRVGYRYETLCQELALITQAVQSEMLETIPEEAGITMSPGPQ; this is encoded by the exons GAGCTGTTCACCCGCTCGCTGGCCGAGAGTGAGCTCCGTAGTGCCCCGTATGAGTTCCCCGAGGAGAGCCCCATTGAACAGCTGGAGGAGCGGCGGCAGCGGCTGGAGCGGCAGATCAGCCAGGATGTCAA GCTGGAGCCGGACATCCTGCTTCGGGCCAAGCAAGATTTCCTGAAGACAGACAGTGACTCGGACCTACA GCTCTACAAGGAACAGGGTGAGGGGCAGGGTGACCGGAGCCTGCGGGAGCGTGATGTGCTGGAACGGGAGTTTCAGCGGGTCACCATCTCCGGGGAGGAGAAGTGTGGG GTGCCATTCACAGACCTGCTGGATGCAGCCAAGAGTGTGGTGCGGGCACTCTTCATCCGGGAGAAGtacatggccctgtccctgcagAGCTTCTGCCCCACCACCCGCCGCTACCTGCAGCAGCTGGCTGAAAAGCCTCTGGAGACCCGGACCTATGAGCAGGGCCCCGACACCCCTGTGTCTGCTG ATGCCCCGGTGCACCCCCCTGCACTGGAGCAGCACCCGTACGAGCACTGTGAGCCAAGCACCATGCCTGGGGACCTGGGCTTGGGTCTGCGCATGGTGCGGGGTGTGGTGCACGTCTACACCCGAAGGGAACCTGACGAGCA TTGCTCAGAGGTGGAGCTGCCATATCCTGACCTGCAGGAATTTGTGGCTGACGTCAATGTGCTGATGGCCCTGATTATCAATGGCCCCAT AAAGTCATTCTGCTACCGCCGGCTGCAGTACCTGAGCTCCAAGTTCCAGATGCACGTGCTACTCAATGAGATGAAGGAACTGGCCGCTCAGAAGAAAGTGCCACACCGAGATTTCTACAACATCCGCAAG GTGGACACCCACATCCATGCCTCGTCCTGCATGAACCAGAAGCATCTGCTGCGCTTCATCAAGCGGGCGATGAAACGGCACCTGGAGGAGATCGTGCATGTGGAGCAGGGCCGTGAACAGACGCTGCGGGAGGTCTTTGAGAGCATGAATCTCACAGCCTACGACCTGAGTGTGGACACGCTGGATGTGCATGCG GACAGGAACACTTTCCATCGCTTTGACAAGTTTAATGCCAAATACAACCCTATTGGGGAGTCCGTCCTCCGAGAGATCTTCATCAAGACGGACAACAGGGTATCTGGGAAGTACTTTGCTCACATCATTAAG GAGGTGATGTCAGACCTGGAGGAGAGCAAATACCAGAATGCAGAGCTGCGGCTCTCCATTTACGGGCGCTCGAGGGATGAGTGGGACAAGCTGGCGCGCTGGGCCGTCATGCACCGTGTGCACTCCCCCAACGTGCGCTGGCTGGTGCAGGTGCCCCGCCTCTT TGATGTGTACCGTACCAAGGGCCAGCTGGCCAACTTCCAGGAGATGCTGGAGAACATCTTCCTGCCACTGTTCGAGGCCACTGTGCACCCTGCCAGCCACCCGGAGCTGCATCTGTTCTTGGAGCAT GTGGATGGTTTTGACAGTGTGGATGACGAGTCCAAGCCTGAGAACCATGTCTTCAACCTGGAGAGCCCCCTGCCTGAGGCGTGGGTGGAGGAGGACAACCCACCCTATGCCTACTACCTGTACTACACCTTTGCCAACATGGCCATGTTGAACCACCTGCGCAG GCAGAGGGGCTTCCACACGTTTGTGCTGAGGCCACACTGTGGGGAGGCTGGACCCATCCACCACCTGGTGTCAGCCTTCATGCTGGCTGAGAACATTTCCCATGGGCTGCTTCTGCGCAAG GCCCCCGTCCTGCAGTACCTGTACTACCTGGCCCAGATTGGCATCGCCATGTCCCCGCTCAGCAACAACAGCCTCTTCCTCAGCTACCACCGGAATCCGCTACCGGAGTACCTGTCCCGCGGCCTCATGGTCTCCCTGTCCACTGATGATCCCCTGCAGTTCCACTTCACCAAG GAGCCGCTGATGGAGGAATACAGCATCGCCACCCAGGTGTGGAAGCTCAGCTCCTGCGATATGTGTGAGCTGGCCCGCAACAGCGTGCTCATGAGTGGCTTCTCGCACAAG GTAAAGAGCCACTGGCTGGGACCCAACTATACCAAGGAAGGCCCTGAAGGGAATGACATCCGCCGGACCAACGTGCCAGACATCCGCGTGGGCTACCGCTACGAGACCCTGTGCCAGGAGCTGGCGCTCATCACGCAGGCAGTCCAGAGTGAGATGCTGGAGACCATTCCGGAGGAGGCGGGTATCACCATGAGCCCAGGGCCTCAGTGA
- the LOC105479271 gene encoding AMP deaminase 2 isoform X4 — MASEARGGLGAPPLQSARSLPGPAPCLKHFPLDLRTSMDGKCKEIAEELFTRSLAESELRSAPYEFPEESPIEQLEERRQRLERQISQDVKLEPDILLRAKQDFLKTDSDSDLQLYKEQGEGQGDRSLRERDVLEREFQRVTISGEEKCGVPFTDLLDAAKSVVRALFIREKYMALSLQSFCPTTRRYLQQLAEKPLETRTYEQGPDTPVSADAPVHPPALEQHPYEHCEPSTMPGDLGLGLRMVRGVVHVYTRREPDEHCSEVELPYPDLQEFVADVNVLMALIINGPIKSFCYRRLQYLSSKFQMHVLLNEMKELAAQKKVPHRDFYNIRKVDTHIHASSCMNQKHLLRFIKRAMKRHLEEIVHVEQGREQTLREVFESMNLTAYDLSVDTLDVHADRNTFHRFDKFNAKYNPIGESVLREIFIKTDNRVSGKYFAHIIKEVMSDLEESKYQNAELRLSIYGRSRDEWDKLARWAVMHRVHSPNVRWLVQVPRLFDVYRTKGQLANFQEMLENIFLPLFEATVHPASHPELHLFLEHVDGFDSVDDESKPENHVFNLESPLPEAWVEEDNPPYAYYLYYTFANMAMLNHLRRQRGFHTFVLRPHCGEAGPIHHLVSAFMLAENISHGLLLRKAPVLQYLYYLAQIGIAMSPLSNNSLFLSYHRNPLPEYLSRGLMVSLSTDDPLQFHFTKEPLMEEYSIATQVWKLSSCDMCELARNSVLMSGFSHKVKSHWLGPNYTKEGPEGNDIRRTNVPDIRVGYRYETLCQELALITQAVQSEMLETIPEEAGITMSPGPQ; from the exons AGGCTCGGGGTGGTCTGGGGGCCCCTCCGCTGCAGTCTGCCCGATCCCTGCCGGGCCCCGCCCCCTGCCTCAAGCACTTCCCGCTCGACCTGCGCACGTCTATGGATGGCAAATGCAAGGAGATCGCCGAG GAGCTGTTCACCCGCTCGCTGGCCGAGAGTGAGCTCCGTAGTGCCCCGTATGAGTTCCCCGAGGAGAGCCCCATTGAACAGCTGGAGGAGCGGCGGCAGCGGCTGGAGCGGCAGATCAGCCAGGATGTCAA GCTGGAGCCGGACATCCTGCTTCGGGCCAAGCAAGATTTCCTGAAGACAGACAGTGACTCGGACCTACA GCTCTACAAGGAACAGGGTGAGGGGCAGGGTGACCGGAGCCTGCGGGAGCGTGATGTGCTGGAACGGGAGTTTCAGCGGGTCACCATCTCCGGGGAGGAGAAGTGTGGG GTGCCATTCACAGACCTGCTGGATGCAGCCAAGAGTGTGGTGCGGGCACTCTTCATCCGGGAGAAGtacatggccctgtccctgcagAGCTTCTGCCCCACCACCCGCCGCTACCTGCAGCAGCTGGCTGAAAAGCCTCTGGAGACCCGGACCTATGAGCAGGGCCCCGACACCCCTGTGTCTGCTG ATGCCCCGGTGCACCCCCCTGCACTGGAGCAGCACCCGTACGAGCACTGTGAGCCAAGCACCATGCCTGGGGACCTGGGCTTGGGTCTGCGCATGGTGCGGGGTGTGGTGCACGTCTACACCCGAAGGGAACCTGACGAGCA TTGCTCAGAGGTGGAGCTGCCATATCCTGACCTGCAGGAATTTGTGGCTGACGTCAATGTGCTGATGGCCCTGATTATCAATGGCCCCAT AAAGTCATTCTGCTACCGCCGGCTGCAGTACCTGAGCTCCAAGTTCCAGATGCACGTGCTACTCAATGAGATGAAGGAACTGGCCGCTCAGAAGAAAGTGCCACACCGAGATTTCTACAACATCCGCAAG GTGGACACCCACATCCATGCCTCGTCCTGCATGAACCAGAAGCATCTGCTGCGCTTCATCAAGCGGGCGATGAAACGGCACCTGGAGGAGATCGTGCATGTGGAGCAGGGCCGTGAACAGACGCTGCGGGAGGTCTTTGAGAGCATGAATCTCACAGCCTACGACCTGAGTGTGGACACGCTGGATGTGCATGCG GACAGGAACACTTTCCATCGCTTTGACAAGTTTAATGCCAAATACAACCCTATTGGGGAGTCCGTCCTCCGAGAGATCTTCATCAAGACGGACAACAGGGTATCTGGGAAGTACTTTGCTCACATCATTAAG GAGGTGATGTCAGACCTGGAGGAGAGCAAATACCAGAATGCAGAGCTGCGGCTCTCCATTTACGGGCGCTCGAGGGATGAGTGGGACAAGCTGGCGCGCTGGGCCGTCATGCACCGTGTGCACTCCCCCAACGTGCGCTGGCTGGTGCAGGTGCCCCGCCTCTT TGATGTGTACCGTACCAAGGGCCAGCTGGCCAACTTCCAGGAGATGCTGGAGAACATCTTCCTGCCACTGTTCGAGGCCACTGTGCACCCTGCCAGCCACCCGGAGCTGCATCTGTTCTTGGAGCAT GTGGATGGTTTTGACAGTGTGGATGACGAGTCCAAGCCTGAGAACCATGTCTTCAACCTGGAGAGCCCCCTGCCTGAGGCGTGGGTGGAGGAGGACAACCCACCCTATGCCTACTACCTGTACTACACCTTTGCCAACATGGCCATGTTGAACCACCTGCGCAG GCAGAGGGGCTTCCACACGTTTGTGCTGAGGCCACACTGTGGGGAGGCTGGACCCATCCACCACCTGGTGTCAGCCTTCATGCTGGCTGAGAACATTTCCCATGGGCTGCTTCTGCGCAAG GCCCCCGTCCTGCAGTACCTGTACTACCTGGCCCAGATTGGCATCGCCATGTCCCCGCTCAGCAACAACAGCCTCTTCCTCAGCTACCACCGGAATCCGCTACCGGAGTACCTGTCCCGCGGCCTCATGGTCTCCCTGTCCACTGATGATCCCCTGCAGTTCCACTTCACCAAG GAGCCGCTGATGGAGGAATACAGCATCGCCACCCAGGTGTGGAAGCTCAGCTCCTGCGATATGTGTGAGCTGGCCCGCAACAGCGTGCTCATGAGTGGCTTCTCGCACAAG GTAAAGAGCCACTGGCTGGGACCCAACTATACCAAGGAAGGCCCTGAAGGGAATGACATCCGCCGGACCAACGTGCCAGACATCCGCGTGGGCTACCGCTACGAGACCCTGTGCCAGGAGCTGGCGCTCATCACGCAGGCAGTCCAGAGTGAGATGCTGGAGACCATTCCGGAGGAGGCGGGTATCACCATGAGCCCAGGGCCTCAGTGA